In one window of Tachypleus tridentatus isolate NWPU-2018 chromosome 2, ASM421037v1, whole genome shotgun sequence DNA:
- the LOC143236374 gene encoding uncharacterized protein LOC143236374 has product MASKNRYHCRNKPDAFCYICGCYALNRQRRNISSFVKRAYKAYFEIHIGDQDKQWAPHVVCHNCEEMLRDWTKGKRNGLPFGVPMIWREPTNHVTDCYFCMVNTTGVGKKNRHKRLRIRTFPSAIQPAPHSEEVPVPVFKGLPSLDDKDIGHDTSEQDSCDSELSEKCTQSENCSSDTEPFPVPKPLPQAELNDLVRDLGLSNKNVKLHKICSLQTKTDFRFEINTLKLTIERSFFKCNKMNVPQCNQSKWSSST; this is encoded by the coding sequence atggcttccaaaaatagatatcattgcagaaacaagcctgatgccttctgctacatatgtggatgctacgcactcaatcgtcagagacgtaacatatcctcgttcgtcaagcgtgcctacaaggcatattttgaaattcatattggtgatcaagacaagcaatgggctcctcatgttgtgtgccacaattgtgaggaaatgcttcgagactggaccaaaggaaaacgcaatggtctgccttttggtgttccaatgatttggcgcgaacccaccaaccatgtaactgactgttatttctgcatggtaaacacaacgggtgttgggaagaaaaaccgacataaaagattacgtatccgaacattcccctCAGCTATTcagcctgctccgcactctgaagaagttcctgttccagttttcaaaggcttgccttcattggacgataaagacattggacatgatacaagcgaacaagacagttgtgacagtgaattgtcagaaaagtgtacacaatcggagaactgttcttcagacactgaacctttccccgtccccaagcctcttccccaggctgaactgaatgatttagtgcgggatttaggtctttcaaataaaaatgtcaaattgcataaaatctgtagcttgcagacaaaaaccgacttcagatttgaaatcaacacactcaaattgactatagaaaggtctttttttaaatgcaacaaaatgaatgttccccagtgtaatcaaAGTAAATGGTCAAGCTCTACATAA